Proteins encoded in a region of the Pyxidicoccus trucidator genome:
- a CDS encoding myxosortase-dependent M36 family metallopeptidase, with the protein MNRLVRILAGAALVLSGTASGASTRQNHDALLESAPSGPARAARGQDVPGARVVHRDARLGVPTFVWMSRPAGGAASAALRTAAPYARLTPAAAAQAQLDLLAPLYGARTGEELGASVASVSRNPQGTSVVTLKQELGGLEVFRGGVGLLLDRQNALVAVSGHFSPDLGVGNGSPARAFRLGAGEAISRAYADLTGQPLDASLLALTDVRGRYSHYDLASYARPLAVGLRIPARARQVLFQLPDGLVPAWYVELNTRVQGSQDSAYYAYVVAAEDGRVLFRNDLTADATHSYRVWADATPPYTPFAGPGGNDSIPHPTGSPNGYVPEFAERNLVTLDSAPYSRNDPWLPSGATETVGNNVDAYADLAAGDGFGPGDVRAPLSGPCAFDFPYSFGLLPYETADQLHASITQLFYLNNWLHDWYYDAGFDEAAGNAQADNFGRGGVGGDPVLAQAQDYSGFNNANMATPADGASPRMQMYLFTGTVDTRLTVSAPEELARDYAASHAAFGPRIVSATGQVVQARDESVAGSPLATDACSPLTNAAEVAGKLALVDRGTCSFDLKVLNAQAAGALGVIVVNTSGAALLPMGGGESTTPSIGAIMIGYVEGNLLKARLASGVQATIRSRPVAELDGTIDNGIVAHEWGHYISNRLVHDGSGLGNNQGRSMGEGWADFHALLLMVRPEDASVASNPDWTGTFAPAEYATRNLGSDSAYFGIRRLPYSVDFTKNPLTFKHITNGTPLPSGVPYAFGENGLSNAEVHNAGEVWATMLWECYVSLLRAHPFAEAQQRMKSYLVASYRLTPASPTFLEARDALLAVVYAADPADFQRFAGAFARRGAGVGAVAPERGSATHAGVVESFKSGPDVEWESATLVDDHPTLGCDGDGYLDNRERGTLRLTLRNTGTAPLEATTATVSVDSAALRLDGDGEVSFPTIGIFESATVEVPVALDGAAPGSTVRFTIAYRDAHGVAAGDRQAVLAVTVEQDEQPRTSATESVQAQQLPWERAGALGGTRFGVREYAAPERGFHGVDPDAGADFSLVSPPLHVGTGTFSFTFQHLYAFEQAAASFFDGGVLELSEDDGLTWTDLGNRFTQNGYRGELTTYEGNVNPLVGRRAFRGSSPGYPRLHASTVSLGTAYAGKTVRIRFRIGADEAGGGFGWLIDDIAFTGLTDTPFTSLGANEGVCSGGRPTAGAGEDVSIDEGAPVRLGGSGTGVSGGTLTWQWEQVAGPAVTLTGADMPDAGFTSPDVSVDTTLTFRLTVWDGPRRGTDEVDVLVRKVNRAPVAATGPAQAVDERTPVTLQGGGEDPDGDVLTTFRWTQVSGPTVTLTGADSASPTFTAPDIQTATADLVFQLVVGDGGLDSAAATVTVTVRDVPASPEPQPEPRPGEQDNQGCSATGTPAALPLALLLLALLAWRRRVAR; encoded by the coding sequence GTGACGCTGAAGCAGGAGCTCGGCGGCCTCGAGGTGTTCCGCGGCGGGGTCGGGCTGCTCCTGGACCGGCAGAACGCGCTCGTGGCCGTCTCCGGCCACTTCTCGCCGGACCTGGGCGTGGGCAACGGCAGCCCCGCGCGCGCCTTCCGCCTGGGCGCCGGGGAGGCCATCTCGCGCGCCTATGCGGACCTGACGGGCCAGCCGCTCGACGCCAGCCTGCTCGCGCTCACGGACGTCCGTGGGCGCTACTCGCACTATGACCTGGCCTCGTACGCGAGGCCGCTCGCGGTGGGCCTGCGCATCCCCGCGCGCGCCAGGCAGGTCCTCTTCCAGCTCCCCGACGGCCTGGTGCCCGCCTGGTACGTGGAGCTGAACACGCGGGTCCAGGGCTCCCAGGACTCGGCGTACTACGCCTACGTCGTCGCGGCGGAAGACGGGCGGGTGCTCTTCCGCAACGACCTCACGGCGGACGCCACCCACTCCTACCGCGTCTGGGCGGACGCCACGCCTCCGTACACCCCGTTCGCGGGCCCCGGGGGCAATGACTCCATTCCGCACCCCACGGGCAGCCCCAATGGCTACGTGCCCGAGTTCGCCGAGCGCAACCTGGTGACGCTCGACAGCGCGCCATACAGCCGGAACGACCCCTGGCTTCCTTCGGGCGCCACGGAGACGGTGGGCAACAACGTGGACGCGTACGCGGACCTGGCCGCCGGGGACGGCTTCGGTCCCGGAGACGTGCGCGCGCCCCTGTCCGGCCCGTGTGCCTTCGACTTCCCCTACAGCTTCGGCCTGCTGCCCTACGAGACGGCGGACCAGCTCCATGCCTCCATCACCCAGCTGTTCTACCTGAACAACTGGCTGCACGACTGGTACTACGACGCGGGCTTCGACGAGGCGGCCGGCAACGCGCAGGCCGACAACTTCGGGCGCGGCGGCGTTGGCGGTGACCCCGTGCTGGCGCAGGCCCAGGACTACAGCGGCTTCAACAACGCCAACATGGCCACTCCGGCCGATGGCGCCAGCCCGCGCATGCAGATGTACCTCTTCACCGGGACGGTGGACACGAGGCTGACGGTGTCCGCGCCCGAGGAGCTCGCTCGCGACTACGCGGCGTCCCATGCGGCCTTCGGTCCCCGCATCGTCTCCGCCACCGGCCAGGTGGTGCAGGCGCGCGACGAGAGCGTGGCCGGCTCGCCCCTGGCGACGGATGCGTGCTCGCCGCTCACCAACGCGGCGGAGGTGGCCGGCAAGCTGGCCCTGGTGGACCGGGGCACGTGCAGCTTCGACCTCAAGGTCCTCAACGCCCAGGCCGCGGGCGCCCTCGGCGTCATCGTGGTCAACACCTCTGGCGCGGCCCTGCTCCCCATGGGGGGAGGCGAGTCCACCACGCCCTCCATTGGCGCCATCATGATTGGCTATGTGGAGGGCAACCTCCTCAAGGCCCGGCTCGCCTCCGGGGTGCAGGCCACTATCCGCAGCCGCCCGGTGGCGGAGCTGGACGGCACCATCGACAACGGCATCGTCGCGCACGAGTGGGGCCACTACATCAGCAACCGCCTCGTCCATGACGGCTCGGGCCTCGGCAACAACCAGGGCCGGAGCATGGGAGAGGGCTGGGCGGACTTCCATGCGCTGCTGCTGATGGTGCGGCCCGAGGACGCGAGCGTCGCGTCCAACCCCGATTGGACTGGCACCTTCGCCCCGGCGGAGTACGCCACGCGCAACCTCGGGTCGGACAGCGCCTACTTCGGCATCCGGCGCCTGCCCTACTCGGTGGACTTCACGAAGAACCCGCTCACTTTCAAGCACATCACCAACGGCACCCCGCTGCCCTCGGGCGTGCCCTACGCCTTCGGGGAGAACGGCCTGAGCAACGCGGAAGTGCACAACGCCGGCGAGGTGTGGGCGACCATGCTGTGGGAGTGCTACGTGTCGCTGCTGCGCGCCCACCCCTTCGCCGAGGCCCAGCAGCGGATGAAGAGCTACCTGGTCGCGAGCTACCGGCTGACGCCGGCCTCGCCCACGTTCCTGGAGGCCCGCGACGCGCTGCTCGCGGTCGTCTACGCGGCGGACCCGGCGGACTTCCAGCGCTTCGCCGGGGCCTTCGCGCGGCGCGGGGCCGGCGTGGGAGCCGTGGCGCCGGAGCGTGGCTCCGCGACGCACGCGGGCGTGGTGGAGAGCTTCAAGAGCGGCCCGGATGTGGAGTGGGAGTCCGCGACGCTCGTCGACGACCACCCCACGCTCGGCTGCGACGGGGATGGCTACCTGGACAACCGCGAGCGTGGCACGCTGCGCCTCACCCTGCGCAACACGGGGACCGCGCCCCTGGAGGCGACGACGGCCACCGTCTCCGTGGACAGCGCGGCCCTCCGGCTGGACGGTGACGGCGAGGTGAGCTTCCCCACCATCGGCATCTTCGAGTCAGCGACCGTGGAGGTGCCCGTGGCGCTCGACGGCGCGGCGCCCGGCTCCACGGTCCGCTTCACCATCGCCTACCGCGACGCCCACGGCGTGGCCGCAGGTGACAGGCAGGCGGTGCTCGCCGTCACGGTGGAGCAGGACGAGCAGCCGCGGACGTCCGCCACCGAGTCGGTGCAGGCGCAGCAGCTCCCCTGGGAGCGGGCCGGCGCCCTCGGCGGTACCCGCTTCGGGGTGAGGGAGTACGCCGCGCCCGAGCGCGGGTTCCACGGCGTGGACCCGGATGCTGGCGCGGACTTCTCGCTCGTCTCGCCGCCGCTGCACGTGGGGACGGGGACGTTCTCCTTCACCTTCCAGCACCTGTATGCCTTTGAGCAGGCGGCCGCGTCCTTCTTCGACGGCGGCGTCCTCGAGCTGTCGGAGGATGACGGCCTGACGTGGACCGACCTCGGCAACCGCTTCACCCAGAACGGCTACCGCGGGGAGCTGACCACCTACGAGGGCAACGTGAATCCGCTCGTCGGCCGCCGGGCCTTCCGCGGGAGCAGCCCGGGCTATCCGCGGCTCCATGCCTCGACGGTGAGCCTCGGCACCGCCTACGCGGGGAAGACGGTGCGCATCCGCTTCCGCATCGGCGCGGACGAGGCGGGAGGCGGCTTTGGCTGGCTCATCGACGACATCGCCTTCACCGGCCTCACCGACACTCCCTTCACGTCCCTGGGCGCGAACGAGGGCGTGTGCTCCGGCGGCCGGCCCACGGCGGGCGCGGGCGAGGACGTCTCCATCGACGAGGGCGCGCCCGTGCGCCTCGGCGGGAGCGGAACGGGCGTGAGCGGCGGCACGCTCACCTGGCAGTGGGAGCAGGTGGCCGGGCCCGCGGTGACGCTCACCGGGGCGGACATGCCGGATGCGGGCTTCACCTCGCCTGACGTGAGCGTGGACACCACGCTGACCTTCCGGCTGACGGTGTGGGACGGTCCCCGGCGCGGCACGGACGAGGTGGACGTCCTGGTGCGCAAGGTCAACCGCGCGCCCGTGGCGGCAACGGGGCCGGCGCAGGCGGTGGACGAGCGCACGCCGGTGACGCTCCAGGGCGGTGGCGAGGACCCGGACGGGGATGTCCTCACCACCTTCCGCTGGACGCAGGTGTCCGGCCCTACCGTGACGCTGACCGGGGCGGACAGCGCGTCACCCACCTTCACGGCGCCCGATATCCAGACCGCCACGGCGGACCTCGTCTTCCAGCTCGTGGTCGGCGACGGCGGACTGGACAGCGCGGCGGCCACGGTGACGGTGACCGTGCGCGACGTGCCGGCCTCTCCCGAGCCGCAGCCGGAGCCGCGGCCCGGCGAGCAGGACAACCAGGGCTGCTCGGCCACCGGCACACCGGCGGCGCTCCCGCTGGCGCTGCTGCTCCTCGCGCTCCTCGCGTGGCGGAGACGTGTGGCGCGGTGA
- a CDS encoding LytR/AlgR family response regulator transcription factor — MRALIADDERLARAELRRLLAAFPDVEVVGEASHVEETCRQVEALSPDLLLLDIQMPGGTGFDVLARLDEPPDVVFTTAFDEHAVRAFQVNALDYLLKPIEPARLAEALERVRQRGRAARVPTTPQAQGTPLERVFVRDGERCWLVQLAQVPLITSEGNYSRLVLEGHQPLLLRSLSYLEERLDSARFFRASRQHLINLDFIEALEPGPGGTLVARLRGGREVELSRRQSQRFRERMSL, encoded by the coding sequence ATGAGAGCCCTCATCGCCGACGACGAGCGTCTGGCCCGCGCCGAGCTGCGCCGCCTGCTCGCGGCCTTCCCCGATGTCGAGGTGGTGGGCGAGGCCTCCCACGTGGAGGAGACCTGCCGACAGGTGGAGGCCCTGTCCCCGGACCTGCTGCTGCTCGACATCCAGATGCCCGGCGGCACCGGCTTCGACGTGTTGGCGCGCCTGGACGAACCGCCGGACGTGGTGTTCACCACCGCGTTCGACGAGCACGCCGTGCGCGCCTTCCAGGTGAACGCGCTCGACTACCTCCTCAAGCCCATCGAGCCCGCACGCCTCGCCGAGGCCTTGGAGCGCGTGCGCCAGCGCGGCCGCGCGGCCCGTGTCCCCACGACACCGCAGGCCCAGGGCACACCGCTGGAGCGCGTCTTCGTGAGGGACGGCGAGCGCTGCTGGCTGGTGCAGCTCGCGCAGGTGCCGCTCATCACCTCGGAGGGCAACTACTCACGGCTGGTGCTCGAAGGACACCAGCCCCTGCTGCTGCGCTCGCTGAGCTACCTGGAGGAACGACTGGATTCGGCGCGCTTCTTCCGCGCCAGTCGCCAGCACCTCATCAACCTGGACTTCATCGAAGCGCTGGAGCCCGGCCCCGGCGGCACGCTGGTGGCGCGCCTGCGCGGCGGACGCGAGGTGGAGCTGTCGCGCCGCCAGTCCCAGCGCTTCCGTGAGCGGATGAGTCTTTGA
- a CDS encoding sensor histidine kinase — MMSSRARVYVACQLGGWGLYGLVNTLLAWSSPVTPLAWWLFCLSGAVLTHLARTRLPLRAWAALPLPALAVRVLATALGLGLVQDLVAFVLGVFVLRLYTLEQASVFGFVSSSIIWTLMMLMWLVLYFAIHAVERARRAELERWKLEAAAQAAELRFLKAQLQPHFLFNCLNSVRALISEDPARAQEVVTRLSALLRYALAARGPETVPLERELQVVRDYLGLEGVRLESRLRVREDVEPAALGVSVPAMLVQTLVENAIKHGVGLTPEGGEVTVSARVRDGALHLEVANTATLPPTTPRPESGGVGLHNASERLRLLCGADASLHLDRTQAALTTARVRIPLPA; from the coding sequence ATGATGTCCTCGCGCGCCAGGGTGTACGTGGCCTGCCAGCTCGGCGGCTGGGGCCTCTATGGCCTCGTCAACACCCTGCTGGCGTGGAGCAGCCCCGTCACCCCGCTGGCGTGGTGGCTGTTCTGCCTCTCTGGCGCCGTGCTCACCCACCTGGCCCGCACGCGGCTGCCCCTGCGCGCGTGGGCCGCGCTGCCCCTGCCCGCCCTGGCCGTGCGCGTCCTCGCCACCGCGCTGGGGCTCGGGCTGGTGCAGGACCTGGTGGCCTTCGTGCTGGGCGTGTTCGTGCTCCGCCTGTACACGCTGGAGCAGGCCTCCGTGTTCGGCTTCGTCAGCAGCAGCATCATCTGGACGCTGATGATGCTGATGTGGCTGGTCCTCTACTTCGCCATCCACGCCGTGGAGCGCGCACGGCGGGCGGAGCTGGAGCGCTGGAAGCTGGAGGCCGCCGCCCAGGCCGCCGAGCTGCGCTTCCTCAAGGCCCAGCTCCAGCCGCACTTCCTCTTCAACTGCCTCAACAGCGTGCGCGCCCTCATCTCCGAGGACCCCGCCCGCGCGCAGGAAGTCGTCACCCGCCTGTCCGCGCTGCTGCGCTACGCGCTCGCCGCCCGGGGACCGGAGACGGTGCCCCTGGAGCGCGAGCTGCAAGTCGTGCGCGACTACCTGGGCCTGGAGGGCGTGCGCCTGGAGTCCCGCCTGCGCGTGCGCGAGGACGTGGAGCCCGCCGCGCTCGGCGTCTCCGTGCCCGCCATGCTCGTGCAGACGCTGGTGGAGAACGCCATCAAGCACGGCGTGGGACTGACTCCGGAGGGCGGTGAAGTGACGGTCTCCGCTCGCGTGCGCGACGGCGCGCTCCACCTGGAGGTCGCCAACACCGCCACGCTCCCTCCCACCACTCCGCGCCCCGAGAGCGGTGGCGTGGGCCTCCACAACGCGAGCGAGCGGCTGCGCCTGCTGTGCGGCGCCGACGCCTCGCTCCACCTCGACCGGACGCAGGCGGCCCTCACGACGGCGCGCGTCCGCATTCCCCTGCCCGCATGA
- a CDS encoding alpha/beta fold hydrolase, which translates to MPRVPVLASLLVTLALLTGCATTSGASTPSAPQPFHVERSGKGRPLVFIPGLASSGEVWSETVAHLQGRYDCHVLTLAGFAGQPAIPAPFFATERRALADYLRSQGLEKPILVGHSLGGVLALAVAADAPELVGGVVIVDSLPFLPAAMDPSATADSMRPRAEEMRTLMRMQTVEQRSMQSRMVLRGYISDESKVDVAARWGADSDPETVNQAIYELTTTDLRPELSRITVPTLVLGSWIALKGRVPREAVEAVYRSQYAKLSTGRVVMSDTARHFIMWDDPEGFFRELDGFLGTHASVAQVEPRQ; encoded by the coding sequence ATGCCCCGTGTCCCCGTCCTCGCCTCACTGCTCGTCACCCTCGCCCTGCTCACCGGCTGCGCCACCACCTCCGGCGCGTCCACCCCTTCCGCCCCCCAGCCCTTCCATGTGGAGCGCTCCGGCAAGGGCCGCCCGCTGGTCTTCATCCCCGGCCTCGCCTCGTCCGGCGAGGTGTGGAGCGAGACGGTGGCGCACCTCCAGGGCCGCTACGACTGCCACGTCCTCACCCTGGCCGGCTTCGCGGGCCAGCCCGCCATCCCCGCGCCCTTCTTCGCCACCGAGCGCCGCGCGCTGGCCGACTACCTCCGCTCGCAGGGGCTGGAGAAGCCCATCCTCGTCGGCCACAGCCTCGGCGGTGTGCTGGCGCTCGCGGTGGCCGCGGACGCGCCCGAGCTCGTGGGCGGCGTCGTCATCGTCGACAGCCTCCCCTTCCTCCCCGCCGCCATGGACCCGAGCGCCACCGCCGACAGCATGCGCCCTCGCGCGGAGGAGATGCGCACCCTCATGCGCATGCAGACGGTGGAGCAGCGGAGCATGCAGTCGCGCATGGTGCTTCGCGGCTACATCTCCGATGAGTCGAAGGTGGACGTCGCCGCCCGCTGGGGCGCGGACTCGGACCCGGAGACCGTGAACCAGGCCATCTACGAGCTGACCACCACCGACCTGCGCCCCGAGCTGTCGCGCATCACCGTCCCCACCCTGGTGCTGGGCTCGTGGATTGCCCTCAAGGGCCGCGTCCCTCGCGAGGCCGTCGAAGCCGTCTACCGGAGCCAGTACGCGAAGCTGTCCACCGGCCGCGTCGTCATGAGCGACACGGCCCGGCACTTCATCATGTGGGACGACCCGGAGGGCTTCTTCCGTGAGCTTGACGGCTTCCTCGGCACCCACGCGTCCGTCGCGCAGGTAGAGCCGCGCCAGTGA
- a CDS encoding rhomboid family intramembrane serine protease: MSTPDPFEPSPSPDSQSASEAPASQVALVEVPAAPMAVVEESFARYLARRLVAEEGFREEPVPEAAELVAASDAVLTYSDGMSMVLVCLVDRERETSRRFGLDVAALERIGKECLKYTGTVSGTKLPVGLQVIEVGRTPATEEDRQRLERYRLGLFHKVHLHAMHVDTTAPGAVWASTWRRAKVSARYLRRLVSEPRQVVAEETLAEVPERTPVLSPALLVAMVLGFAAEHLFGVGEKGDGLLAPGVQTLVAMGGVNSMLVLEAGQWWRLLMAPLLHGDIFHLLLNGVCLWFVTATVEGLLGRAWTGLLFLAGALGGGALSMAINADSVVSVGASGVLMGLLAALLALSRRIPRGPERAQLQVLSLQLLIPSLIPIGMSRTGGEIDFAAHVGGALAGGAVGLLLARAWARKEPVPPATTPMGAVGVLATVALMVSMGFAFQYRQDSALELELIPAEALPETHAAGMEQAKDLLARYPRDPRAHLFQALVLMEANDLPGAERELRTALSEPHILEHFFEGSVLPLLLHEELGRVLVEQGRKDEAQALVKPFCVAGEDGQLPSGLVELGLCGTTP, from the coding sequence GTGTCCACGCCTGACCCGTTCGAGCCTTCTCCCTCCCCGGACTCGCAGTCCGCGTCGGAGGCGCCCGCCTCGCAGGTGGCACTCGTGGAAGTGCCCGCCGCGCCGATGGCGGTCGTGGAGGAGTCCTTCGCGCGGTACCTCGCCCGGAGGCTGGTGGCGGAGGAGGGCTTCCGCGAGGAGCCAGTCCCCGAGGCAGCGGAGCTGGTCGCGGCCTCGGACGCGGTGCTGACGTACTCGGATGGAATGTCGATGGTCCTCGTCTGCCTCGTGGACCGGGAGCGCGAGACCTCGCGGCGCTTCGGCCTGGACGTGGCGGCGCTCGAGCGCATCGGCAAGGAGTGCCTCAAGTACACGGGCACGGTGAGCGGCACGAAGCTGCCGGTGGGGCTCCAGGTCATCGAGGTAGGGCGGACGCCCGCGACAGAGGAGGACCGGCAGCGGCTGGAGCGCTACCGCCTGGGGCTGTTCCACAAGGTGCACCTGCACGCGATGCACGTGGACACCACGGCCCCGGGAGCGGTGTGGGCGAGCACGTGGCGCCGCGCCAAGGTGTCCGCCCGCTACCTGCGCCGGCTGGTGTCGGAGCCGCGTCAGGTGGTGGCGGAGGAGACGCTGGCGGAGGTGCCGGAGCGCACGCCGGTGCTCTCCCCCGCGCTGCTGGTGGCGATGGTGCTCGGCTTCGCGGCGGAGCACCTCTTCGGCGTGGGGGAGAAGGGAGACGGCCTGCTCGCGCCCGGAGTGCAGACGCTGGTGGCGATGGGCGGGGTGAATTCAATGTTGGTGCTGGAGGCGGGACAGTGGTGGCGCCTGCTGATGGCGCCACTGCTTCACGGCGACATCTTCCACCTGCTGCTCAACGGCGTCTGTCTGTGGTTCGTGACGGCGACGGTGGAGGGACTGCTGGGCCGCGCGTGGACGGGGCTGCTGTTCCTCGCGGGGGCGCTGGGCGGTGGGGCGCTGTCGATGGCCATCAACGCCGACTCGGTGGTGTCGGTGGGCGCGTCGGGTGTGTTGATGGGCCTGTTGGCGGCACTGCTGGCCCTGAGCCGGCGCATTCCCCGGGGACCGGAGCGGGCGCAACTTCAAGTCTTGTCATTGCAGCTACTGATTCCCTCGTTGATTCCCATTGGCATGTCGCGGACGGGCGGAGAGATTGACTTCGCGGCGCACGTCGGTGGCGCGCTCGCCGGAGGCGCGGTGGGGCTGCTGCTGGCGCGAGCATGGGCGCGGAAGGAGCCGGTGCCGCCCGCGACGACGCCCATGGGAGCGGTGGGCGTGCTGGCGACGGTGGCGCTGATGGTGAGCATGGGGTTCGCATTCCAGTACCGGCAGGACTCCGCGCTGGAGCTGGAGCTGATTCCCGCGGAGGCGCTGCCCGAGACACATGCTGCGGGGATGGAGCAGGCGAAGGACCTGCTCGCGCGTTACCCGAGAGACCCGCGAGCGCACCTGTTCCAGGCGCTGGTGTTGATGGAGGCGAACGACCTGCCCGGAGCCGAGCGGGAGCTGCGCACCGCGCTCTCCGAGCCGCACATCCTGGAGCACTTCTTCGAGGGCTCGGTGCTGCCCCTCCTGCTGCACGAGGAGCTGGGGCGCGTGCTCGTGGAGCAGGGCCGCAAGGACGAGGCGCAAGCCCTGGTGAAGCCCTTCTGCGTGGCGGGCGAGGACGGACAGCTGCCGTCAGGGCTCGTCGAGCTGGGACTGTGCGGCACGACACCGTGA
- a CDS encoding SDR family NAD(P)-dependent oxidoreductase: protein MSLPPRPRAVVTGAGSGLGRALCEALARRQARVLVSDINAVSAEETAQRVIAAGGEAHVHVCNVANPEQVEALAQAAESAFGGVDLLVNNAGVLSAGRVGELPLADWKHVLDVNLWGVIHGCHAFVPRLRKQGSGHILNIASAAGLLYAPDLAPYNASKAAVVALSETLSAELRTAGVGVTVACPTFFRTNIASSGHYSDDTLRTLGTRMVDTARVGPDVVAQKLLKAVDRGALYVLPMADARWGWRLRRLSPGLFHRAVVAFDGYMRRRLLRSGKP from the coding sequence ATGAGCCTTCCCCCGCGTCCCCGAGCAGTCGTCACCGGTGCCGGCAGTGGCCTGGGCCGCGCGCTTTGCGAAGCACTCGCCCGGAGACAGGCCCGCGTGCTCGTCTCCGACATCAACGCGGTCTCCGCCGAGGAGACCGCCCAGCGCGTCATCGCCGCCGGTGGCGAGGCCCACGTCCACGTGTGCAACGTCGCCAACCCGGAACAGGTCGAGGCCCTGGCCCAGGCCGCCGAGAGCGCCTTCGGTGGCGTGGACCTGCTCGTCAACAACGCGGGTGTGCTGAGCGCGGGGCGCGTGGGGGAGCTGCCGCTCGCGGACTGGAAGCATGTGCTGGACGTCAACCTGTGGGGCGTCATCCACGGCTGCCATGCCTTCGTCCCGCGCCTGCGCAAACAGGGCTCGGGGCACATCCTCAACATCGCCTCGGCGGCGGGGCTCCTGTACGCGCCCGACCTCGCGCCCTACAACGCCTCCAAGGCCGCCGTGGTGGCGCTGTCCGAGACACTCTCAGCGGAGCTGCGCACCGCCGGCGTCGGCGTCACCGTTGCCTGTCCCACCTTCTTCCGCACCAACATCGCCAGCTCGGGCCACTACTCCGACGACACGCTCCGCACCCTCGGCACCCGCATGGTCGACACGGCCCGCGTGGGCCCGGACGTCGTCGCACAGAAGCTTCTGAAGGCCGTGGACCGTGGCGCGCTCTACGTGCTCCCCATGGCCGATGCGCGGTGGGGCTGGCGCTTGCGGCGGCTGTCTCCCGGCCTGTTCCACCGTGCCGTCGTCGCTTTCGACGGCTACATGCGCAGGCGGCTCCTGCGGTCGGGCAAGCCTTGA
- a CDS encoding NADAR family protein yields MTSVSRCADPGTDLRIRARLHREGPSMSESEVIHFYSVTDDHGWCSNFAPYPIKLRGRTWPTSEHFFQAQKFEDADDQEEVRQARTPMLAARMGRDRKRKLRRDWESTRVSVMREAVRAKFTQHADLTRLLLDTGDAKLVEHTEQDDYWGDGGDGSGRNMLGRILMEVREELRR; encoded by the coding sequence ATGACGTCGGTCTCACGCTGTGCCGACCCCGGCACTGACTTGCGCATCCGCGCCAGGCTGCACCGCGAGGGCCCATCCATGTCCGAGTCCGAGGTCATCCACTTCTACAGCGTCACCGACGACCATGGCTGGTGCTCGAACTTCGCGCCCTACCCCATCAAGCTCCGTGGCCGGACGTGGCCCACGAGCGAGCACTTCTTCCAGGCCCAGAAGTTCGAGGACGCCGACGACCAGGAAGAGGTCCGCCAGGCCCGGACGCCGATGCTCGCCGCTCGCATGGGTCGAGACCGCAAGCGCAAGCTGCGGCGGGACTGGGAGTCCACCAGGGTCTCCGTCATGCGCGAGGCCGTCCGGGCGAAGTTCACCCAGCACGCGGACCTCACCCGGCTCCTGCTCGACACCGGCGACGCGAAGCTCGTCGAGCACACCGAACAGGACGACTACTGGGGCGATGGCGGAGACGGCAGCGGAAGGAACATGCTGGGCCGCATCCTGATGGAGGTCCGCGAGGAGCTCCGGAGATAG
- a CDS encoding protein phosphatase 2C domain-containing protein, with the protein MPRFETAQVVEPHAETSADHVAVLPLGEAMVLVVADGAGNSRRGVDAAAGVVRAVRAATVDRSDLLRPEAWSNLLEQCDHLLASTGHGGETTAVAACVTEGRIIGASVGDSELWLIHGDSHTVVTQHQRRKPLLGSGEALPVYFDVPWNGGTLLAGTDGLFKYADAPRIRAVASGPDLAASARELAALPRLVSGGLQDDVGLTLCRPRH; encoded by the coding sequence ATGCCGCGCTTCGAGACAGCACAGGTGGTGGAGCCCCACGCGGAGACGAGCGCGGACCACGTGGCCGTCCTGCCCCTGGGTGAGGCCATGGTGCTCGTGGTCGCGGATGGCGCGGGCAACTCGAGGCGCGGAGTTGATGCCGCCGCTGGCGTGGTCCGCGCGGTGCGGGCCGCCACGGTCGACCGCTCCGACCTCTTGCGGCCCGAGGCGTGGAGCAACCTCCTGGAACAGTGCGACCACCTGCTGGCGTCGACTGGGCATGGCGGAGAGACCACCGCGGTGGCCGCCTGCGTCACGGAGGGCCGCATCATCGGCGCCAGCGTTGGAGACTCCGAGCTGTGGCTGATTCACGGTGACTCGCACACCGTCGTTACCCAGCACCAGCGCCGCAAGCCCCTGCTCGGGAGTGGTGAGGCCCTGCCGGTCTATTTCGACGTGCCGTGGAATGGCGGAACGCTGCTTGCAGGGACGGATGGTCTGTTCAAGTACGCCGACGCACCTCGCATCCGCGCCGTGGCCTCCGGCCCGGACCTCGCTGCCTCTGCCCGTGAGCTGGCGGCGCTTCCCAGGTTGGTGTCAGGTGGCTTGCAGGATGACGTCGGTCTCACGCTGTGCCGACCCCGGCACTGA